The sequence below is a genomic window from Kiritimatiellales bacterium.
GGGCGCAGGATGTAAACACCGGCTTTGAATACGAAGGACGAAAATCCGATATCATCGATAATGCGTTTGCAATTATTGACTATGCAAACGGAATCCGGGCCTGCCTGAATCTCTGCATGTTTATGTTCTGCGGCGGAGCGAAAGAAGAGGTCATTGTAAACGGAGACAAAGCCAGCCTGTATGCAGCCGATCATCCGGAAAATAAACTCCAAATCAAAGCGACGGGCCGCTCGCCGGCACGTTATATAAGCGTTGAAGCTCCGGATGTGATCACGACAACCGGTGCACATAGCGGGTCAACATATTACGAGCACGTTGAGTTTTACAAAGCGGTTCGCTCTAATATTCAACCGCCGGTAACGGCGTATGATGGATTTCTTGCCGTTGCGGTTGGCGCGGCAGCCGAAGAATCTGTCCGTACCGGGATGCCGGTATACATGAAAGACATCCTCGCCCGGGCGAAACAATAAAAATTTCCCGGCGGTGGATTTTTTCATAAAAAAGCCGGAAACCACCGGAAAATTTATGCTGTGCCGCCTGAAAAATGGCCGGGCGTGCAGTCCCTTGCGCGCCGGAAAATTAGAAATATTTCATATTAACGGCCGGCGGAGGATCGCCGTCCCTACCCATAAAAAAAGAGCAGGCGTTTTGCCTGCTCTTTTTTAGCGGATTAAGGAATCCGGTTTACCGCGTACGGTGCCGGCGATAGATCATCAGTGTCATCCCTGAGATCAGGAATATTGAAATCGTTCCCGGTTCAGGAATGAGCAACAGCGTTTTTCCGTCGATCACCTGGAAATGATCATCAAAAGCGCCATTATTTTCACCGTCAACCCTGATTTTACCTGAACTCCACAGATCTTCAAAGTCTGCGCCGCCGGTTATTGTAAGGCTGCCATCGGAGTGGTTGACAAAATCAATGTAACCAACATGAGTAATATTCAGGGAGTCTGCCGTAAGCGATCCGTCGCCGAGATCAAAACGCAGACTTGCCGCATTTGCTGTCGAATTTGTTAAGCGCAGTTCACCGTTAACTGTCCAGTTCCCGCCGGCAAATGTGACCAGCGCGCCGGCTCCATAAATATTAAAGCCAAGAGCCCCGTCCTGAGTATTAAGTTGAGCCGTTCCGTTTGAAACTGTTATCGTACCTCCAGCATAAACGTATGCATGCTCCACAAACGTTAAATTTCCGCCATTTTGTACAAAGGTTCCTCCGTCGTATACTTGAAGTGATCTACCACCATACAGTGCTCCGTCGTACATATATAACTCAGACCCGGCGTCTCTGACGTTGATATGATTAGCTGCACTATTCAGCATGCCGCCATACATCGTCCATTTGACGCCTCCTTTTAGTTGTAAAGGATTTGAAGAGATCGTGACTGTTCCATTGGATTGAATAACGGTCCACCCCGTCGTGTCGGTGCCGGAACCAGCCATGGCATCGCTGTTAATGATGCCTGTTTTTCCGCTGGCCGGAAACCCGTTAGACCACCGATTTTCGCTATGCAGTGTGTGGCTCGGACTGCCGATCCAGGTTGTTGTTTCTGCAAACACTCCGGCGGCGAGCAATGCTCCCGCGATGAATGCTGTGATAATTTTCCTCATCCTTGTACTCCTTTCTATTTGTACTCTCTCTTTTTTCCGGCGCCCCACCGGAAATACTTAACATTGCCGATTTCAGCTTTCAGATTGCTGGTTTTTATTTTCCGGCAATCCTGTTTTCCAATCTGCACTTATCAATCTGAAATCATCAATATCCGTTATCCTGTCAAAAAACTCTCCCTGTATTTTTCAATCTGCAATCTAAAATCATTCATTACTCTGCCGGCCACTGCACGGCACTGCAGCAAAGCAGCAGATAAAACACGCTTTTTTTATCCATCCTTATACGCATCGTCTGGACTTCTCCATCCGTTATCAGACAGGCAGTCTGTCTGTAATGGTGATATAATTATGGACACTGGCAAATAAGAGCCAATGAGAAAAACTAGTCATAAATGCTACACTTTTTTAGACATATAATTCTTTAAACTGCGCGGGAACGGCAGCAGTTCGGCCGCGGATGTAAACAGATGGGCAGATTTTTAACCGCCGGAAGAGAGGCAGAGTCGCAAGCCTGAAGGTCTGAAGGTCGAAACGTCGCCGGCTAGGAAATGAGAATGGTAGAACGGTAGGGCGCGCAGTCCCTTGCGCGCCGCAACGATTGTTGCAGACAACGGCGGGGGCGCCGGGGAAGAGACAGAGTCGCAAGCCTGAAAGTCTGAAGGTCGAAACGTCGCCGGTTGGGGAAATGAGAACGGCAGAACGGTAGGGCGCGCAGTCCCTTGCGCGCCGCAACGATTGTTGTAGACAACGGCGGAGCGCCGGGGGAGAGACAGAGTCACAAGTCTGAAAGTCTGAAGGTCGAAACGGCGCCGGTTGGGGAAATGAGAACGGCAGCACAATTTACGGGTTCCACTTCCGGCATTTTAATTTACAGTCTACCAAAATTCTAATTCATCAACAAAGTCGCTTGACCGGCGCAAACAGATCGGTATTATCCGTCACTCATTTTGAATTTTGTAAGAGAGAAAAGATTATGAATCCTGCAGTGGTAAAAATCAGCAAGGAACAGTGCACACAAGAGATCCCGGATTTCGCAATCGGTGATACAGTGAATGTGCATGTGAAAATTAAAGAAGGCGCGAAAGAGCGCATTCAGCAGTACAGCGGCGTTATCATCGCCCGCAACGGCTCCGGCGCAGCTGAATCCATTACCGTCCGCCGGGTGGCGTTTGGCGAAGGTATCGAGCGTGTATTTCCGCTGCAGAGTCCGAGCGTGGCTCAGATTGATGTTATCCGCCGTGGAAAAGTCCGCCGCGCAAAACTTTATTACCTGCGCAATCTTGCCGGTAAAAAAGCCCGGATTAAAGAACGCCGCGTTTAACCTGTCATGGATATGCTCCATTACGAAAAAGAGGCCTGGAAGTCCGGCCTCTTTTTTGTTGCCGGAATTGACGAAGCGGGACGCGGTCCCCTCGCCGGTCCGGTGGTCGCCGCCGCTGTCGCGTTCGACCGCGAACCGCTGGAATCCGGCGGTGCAGAACAGTTTGCCGGATTAACCGACTCCAAAACGCTGACTGAGAAACGCCGCAATGTTTTTTTTGAGAAGTTACAGATCTGTTCTTTTGCGCACATCGGCTGCGCCATCATCAGCGCAGAAATCATCGACGACATGAACATTCTGCAAGCCACCTGGCGCGGCATGGCCGCAGCCGTGGCAAAAATCATTCCGGCGCCGCAATTGGCATTGGTCGACGGAAATCCGGTGCGCGGGCTGCCGTGCAAATCCAAGAGTATTGTCAAAGGCGACGCCCAAAGCCTTTCCATCTCCGCTGCCAGTATCATCGCCAAAGTCACACGCGACCGCATCATGCTCGAACTCGATGCACAATTCCCGGAATATGGTTTTGCCAGACATAAAGGCTACGGCACCGCCGACCATCTCGCCGCTCTTTACAAATACGGCCCGGCCCCCTGCCACCGCAAAACTTTTCGTCCGGTTGCTGATTTAAATCAGCAGGACTTCGGGTTCTGATTTTGACCCTGACAGGGATAACATGTTTCTGCCTGACTGTCAGATCTTATCGTGACTAATACAAATCAGTCAAACAGATCGGGGCGGCGGGCGGCGGTGCGTTCGGCGGATTTTTTCCGGCGCCATTCGGCGATGAGCGCGTGATTGCCGGAAAGCAGTTCGTCCGGCACAGCCATGCCGCGAAATTCGGCCGGGCGCGTGTATTGCGGATATTCGAGCAGCAGTCCGGTGAATGATTCGGATTCAGCGGCGCCGTCACCGCCGAGTACACCGGGGATGAGCCGGACGACGGCGTCGATGACAACCGCCGCCGGCAGCACGCCGTTGGTCAGAACGTAGTCGCCGATTGAAATCTCTTCGTCGACCAATGCTTCGCGGACGCGTTCGTCGACGCCTTCATAATGTCCGCAAATAAAAATCAGATGCTCCGCGCCGGAAAGTTCCTGCGCGCGTTTTTGCTTAAACGGTGCGCCTTGAGGACACATGAGAATGACGCGCGAGGCTTCAGTTTTTACAGATTCGACGGCGCGGAACAACGGCTCGGGTTTTAGCACCATGCCGGGGCCGCCGCCGAACGGCGGTTCGTCGGTGGTGCGGTGTTTATCGCCGGCAAAATCGCGCAGGTTAATGCAGTTAAATGCAACATGCCCGTGCTGTGCGGCGCGTTTCATCATGCTCTGTCCAAGGAATCCGGCGAGCATTTCCGGAAATAAGGTTATCACATCAATGGTCACACAACGAGCTTAAGCCCGGCGCTTTCGATTTGTCCAGTTCTGAACCGCAGCGTAACAAGAATAAGTTTGTTTTGTATGCGGTGAAAAACCTTGTCCGGCAGCAGTGCTTTGGTCTAGCCTTTAGGAGATAAAACAGGAGGTTGTGATGCGTTACATGCTGGTTTTTTTAATGGCGCTTGCCGCCGCCGGAATTTTTGCCGATGAAGTGGTTGCGGGCCGCGAACTGTCACATGCGGAAGGTTTGGTGCAGGATATGTCGAGCAAGCTGAATCGCGGTATCGTGAATATTTTAACCGGCTGGTGTGAAATTCCGCGTCAGATGATGATTACCGGCAAAGAAAAAAGCGGCTGGCTGGTGATTCCGGTGGGAATTCCGGCCGGCGCAATTATGACGGTGGTGCGCACCGCGACCGGCGTGTTTGAAACCGGACTTTTCTTTGTGCCGATCGATGACAGCTACGGTCCGATCCTTGATCCCGGATATGTCTGGCAAAAAAGCAAAGAACAAAAACGCCGGGCGGAAAAGCAGTGAGAATTCTTCTTTGTAATGACGATGGAATTTTTGCACCGGGAATTGCCACATTACACGAGGCAGTTAAGGGTTTTGGTGAGGTGTATGTGGTTGCGCCGGATGTAGAACGCAGTGCCGCCGGCCATGCGATTACGATTGCCGATCCGATTAAGTGTGCGCCGGTGGAGCGGCATGGGGAATTTTTCGGTTACGGAATCGGCGGAACGCCGGCGGATTGCATTAAACTGGCGGTGCGTGCGATTCTGCGCGATACGCCGCCGGACATTGTGCTGAGCGGTGTAAATCTAGGATCAAATACCGGCATCAGCGTGATTTATTCAGGAACGGTTTCGGCGGCGACGGAGAGTGTAATTCTGGGAATTCCGGCAGTGGCGTTTTCGCTGTGCAATTATATGAATCCGAACTGGGAAACCGGCCGGCGCGTGGCCGGTGAAATTACAAAAAAGATGCTGGAAAATCCGCTGCCGCCGGGCGTGCTGCTGAATGTGAATATTCCGAGCATTCCGTATGAAGAGCTGCGCGGAATAAAAATTACGCGCATGGGACGGTCGCGCTTTATTGAGAAGTTTCATGAGCGGCTCGATCCGCGCGGCAGAATTTATTACTGGCTCGACGGTGAACTGGAAGTGCAGGACGCCGGCGACGATGTGGATATTCATGCCGTGAGTGACGGCTTTGTTTCGATTACGCCGATTCAGCTGGATATGACGGCGTATGCCGATTTCGGTGCAGTGAGAAAAATCTTTTCACAATAAAAGGACGGTTCAGCCGTTGATAAATGATGTTCCGGCGGCGCAAAAAACTGACAGCGGTAAAAGGAGTTACGTCTGCGGTAATGGTCAGTATTCTGATTCATGCCGCAATCCTGTTGCTGGCCGGTATGTTTGTGGCGGTGACGGCGATCCGGTACGAGCAGCCGAAGTTTGAGGGCAGGGAATATGTCCGCCCGAAAACAAAATTGAAGCGGCTGCAGCTGCCGGTAAACATTGAACAAAAGGCGACGCCGCGGTCGCCGGATTTTGCACGCCGGATTACAGCGCCGCCGGTTTATACGCATCAAGCTGAGTTTGAACTGCCGGCGTTTTCCGGTACCGGCGGCATGGATTTTAGTTTATCAGACCGCCGGATTTCCGCCGGCGATCTGAGTTTTGCAGTCGCGCAGTTTAATCTGTTCGGCGTGCGCAGCCGCGGTGAAAAAGTCCTGTTCATTCTGGATACAAGCCGGAATATGATGATTGATGAAATCGGCGGGATTCCGGCCTATCAGCTGATCAAAGACGAGTTGACCGGGCTGCTCCGGCGTATTCCGCCGACCACGCTGTTTAATGTGATTGTATTTGAGGCGAACGGCCGCGTTGAAGCATTTACGCCGGAACTGAACACCGCGAACGAAAAAAATATTGAAAAGCTGAAGCGGTGGATTGATCCGCTGAACAGCTATGCAGATAAATATGGGATGTCAACGCTCGGTTATCGCGGCACACCGGTGGAGTTTGAGCCGCTGGCGCCGGTGTATAACACGCAGCGCGGCTGGATGGCGGCGGTTTCTTACGGCATTCAGCGCGGTGTCGATAGCATTTACTGGCTGGGAACGAACGACGGCGTTGCGTGGATTGATAAAGATATTCTGGCCGATTGCAAAAAAGGGAAACCGCTGCAAATCCTGTCCGGACAACCGCCGCGCTCGCTGGAAGTCAATTATGATCCGTACGGCGGAAAAGAACGGTGGGAAAGACTTGTGGCGGAGGCGCGCAAAAAATATGACGCAGAAAATAAAGCGCGGCTGGCGCGCGGCCGGCCGATTCGCGTGCTGCCGGACGGCGGGCCTGGCAACACGTCGCTGGTCCAAACATATTTCCCCGGAGTTTCCCCTCCGGGGTACAGGCATCACCGGCAGCAGTATTCATACACTGCGCGCGACATCACGGAATATGTCCGCGCAATGCGGGAAAAATATGATCTCGTCCATCGCAATCCCGGATTTATTAAATTAAAGCGCCGGACATTTAGCCTGCATGTCATTCATTTTGTCGGCAGTTCATCCACCGGCCGGCAGTTTGAACTTTCCCGGTTAAAAGATGTTTCAACGCAGCTGAACAGCGATTATGCGCGGCTGCCGGGACTTGACGCCATCCGGGCTGTGTCAACATCATCCCGCTACCGGCGCTGATTTTAACGGTGAAAAGAAAATTGATTTATTTTCACCGGCTCGTACAATGCCCGTCTTTAAAATAAGGATTTACAAACTGTGCTTAAACAGAAAAAGCAAACTGCTGTAAGGGGGCGCTCATCAGGATTGATGGTGAGCATTATTATTCACGCCGTATTACTTTTAGTTGCCGCAACCTTCGTGGCTGTAACTGTGGTCATTCGTGATGAAGCCAAATTTGAGGGCAAACAGCTTGTCCGGCCGAAAATGAAACTGAAAAAGCTGCAGGTGCCGGTAAAGATTGAAAAAAAAGCGACGCCGAAAGTGCCCAATATCAGTCAGCGGATTACAGCAAATGCACAAACCAAATCAGTTGATTTTAAAATGCCTGAACTGGCCGGATTCGGCGGAACAAGTGTCGATCTTTCCGGCGCCGGACTCGGCGCCGGCGGTTTAAATTTCGCAATGGCGCAGTTTAATGTATTCGGTGTCCGCAGCCGCGGAGAAAAAGCCCTTTTTGTGCTGGATACAAACCGTGCCATGCTGCTGGACGAGGTTGGCGGGATTCCGGCGTATAAAATTATTAAAGATGAACTCGGAAGCCTGCTGGACCGCATTCCGCCAACTACACTCTTTAATGTGATCGTTTTTGAAAGTTCCTCTTCACAGGCCTTTTCTCCCGACATGAGCGCGGCCAGCGATGAAAACATAAAAAAATTGAAAGAATGGCTCGCGCCGTTAAACAGTCACCAGAACCGCTACGGGATTTCAACGCTGGCCTGGCGCGGAACGGCGGTGCAGTTTGAATGCCATGCGCCGATATACAACACACAGTCCGGCTGGATTGCCGCATTGTCTTACGGATTGCAAAAAGGCGTTGACAGCATTTATGTGCTGGGGACAACGGATTCAGTTTCCGGGATTGATCAGTTACTGTTGGATGAGTGCAAAAAAGGAAAGCCGTTGCAATATCTGTCCGGACGGGCACCCGGAAATTACAGTACATACGATTATGATTCACCGGCCTGGAAAAAGTGGAATGAAACCGTTTCCGCTGCGTATAAAAAACTGAATGAAGAAAATGCTGCGCGCATGGCCAGAGGACAGCCCGTTCGCGTACTCGATGGAAACGAGGATGCCGTTGTTAAAGCGTATTT
It includes:
- a CDS encoding Gfo/Idh/MocA family oxidoreductase, with protein sequence EEWNKFSEYSGGTMVEKCCHYFDLFNLMAESEPVKVYASGAQDVNTGFEYEGRKSDIIDNAFAIIDYANGIRACLNLCMFMFCGGAKEEVIVNGDKASLYAADHPENKLQIKATGRSPARYISVEAPDVITTTGAHSGSTYYEHVEFYKAVRSNIQPPVTAYDGFLAVAVGAAAEESVRTGMPVYMKDILARAKQ
- a CDS encoding PEP-CTERM sorting domain-containing protein (PEP-CTERM proteins occur, often in large numbers, in the proteomes of bacteria that also encode an exosortase, a predicted intramembrane cysteine proteinase. The presence of a PEP-CTERM domain at a protein's C-terminus predicts cleavage within the sorting domain, followed by covalent anchoring to some some component of the (usually Gram-negative) cell surface. Many PEP-CTERM proteins exhibit an unusual sequence composition that includes large numbers of potential glycosylation sites. Expression of one such protein has been shown restore the ability of a bacterium to form floc, a type of biofilm.) — encoded protein: MRKIITAFIAGALLAAGVFAETTTWIGSPSHTLHSENRWSNGFPASGKTGIINSDAMAGSGTDTTGWTVIQSNGTVTISSNPLQLKGGVKWTMYGGMLNSAANHINVRDAGSELYMYDGALYGGRSLQVYDGGTFVQNGGNLTFVEHAYVYAGGTITVSNGTAQLNTQDGALGFNIYGAGALVTFAGGNWTVNGELRLTNSTANAASLRFDLGDGSLTADSLNITHVGYIDFVNHSDGSLTITGGADFEDLWSSGKIRVDGENNGAFDDHFQVIDGKTLLLIPEPGTISIFLISGMTLMIYRRHRTR
- the rplS gene encoding 50S ribosomal protein L19, whose translation is MNPAVVKISKEQCTQEIPDFAIGDTVNVHVKIKEGAKERIQQYSGVIIARNGSGAAESITVRRVAFGEGIERVFPLQSPSVAQIDVIRRGKVRRAKLYYLRNLAGKKARIKERRV
- a CDS encoding ribonuclease HII, which gives rise to MDMLHYEKEAWKSGLFFVAGIDEAGRGPLAGPVVAAAVAFDREPLESGGAEQFAGLTDSKTLTEKRRNVFFEKLQICSFAHIGCAIISAEIIDDMNILQATWRGMAAAVAKIIPAPQLALVDGNPVRGLPCKSKSIVKGDAQSLSISAASIIAKVTRDRIMLELDAQFPEYGFARHKGYGTADHLAALYKYGPAPCHRKTFRPVADLNQQDFGF
- the trmD gene encoding tRNA (guanosine(37)-N1)-methyltransferase TrmD → MITLFPEMLAGFLGQSMMKRAAQHGHVAFNCINLRDFAGDKHRTTDEPPFGGGPGMVLKPEPLFRAVESVKTEASRVILMCPQGAPFKQKRAQELSGAEHLIFICGHYEGVDERVREALVDEEISIGDYVLTNGVLPAAVVIDAVVRLIPGVLGGDGAAESESFTGLLLEYPQYTRPAEFRGMAVPDELLSGNHALIAEWRRKKSAERTAARRPDLFD
- a CDS encoding exosortase system-associated protein, TIGR04073 family produces the protein MRYMLVFLMALAAAGIFADEVVAGRELSHAEGLVQDMSSKLNRGIVNILTGWCEIPRQMMITGKEKSGWLVIPVGIPAGAIMTVVRTATGVFETGLFFVPIDDSYGPILDPGYVWQKSKEQKRRAEKQ
- the surE gene encoding 5'/3'-nucleotidase SurE, which gives rise to MRILLCNDDGIFAPGIATLHEAVKGFGEVYVVAPDVERSAAGHAITIADPIKCAPVERHGEFFGYGIGGTPADCIKLAVRAILRDTPPDIVLSGVNLGSNTGISVIYSGTVSAATESVILGIPAVAFSLCNYMNPNWETGRRVAGEITKKMLENPLPPGVLLNVNIPSIPYEELRGIKITRMGRSRFIEKFHERLDPRGRIYYWLDGELEVQDAGDDVDIHAVSDGFVSITPIQLDMTAYADFGAVRKIFSQ